The Rosa rugosa chromosome 3, drRosRugo1.1, whole genome shotgun sequence sequence AAGGGTCATGTATGGGTACATGAGCTTCCGGGTACATGATCTTCCGGGTACACGTACCACCCCTCACCTTCCTCCCCAAGCCTCCGAGCCATCGGGTACATGAGCTTCCGGGTACGTGGTCATCCGGGACTTTCATAAGTCATCGGGTACTCACAAGACCCTGCACGAGTAATCATACAAAGCCAAGCCATTGAGATCATGCATGCATGCAATCATGTAGCAACTTGAACAACCCCGGCCCAGACCCGTAGCCGTACAAAGTCCCGGAGACACCAACTGTTCACTTCTCGCCCGTGAATTCCCTGGCCTCACTTGTGGACCTGTTTGATCCTAGCCTCACCTGCAAACTCTCCGGGGTCGTCATCATTAATTACCGGCCGAGACAAAACACCGACCTCGGAGACTTACCTCGACTCCAGCTCTGGGTAATTCATCTCCATTGGCCTCGGGAACATATATCAAATCACCGTGCTTCAACAACGCCGACCCCTCAGCCAACCCATTGCTTGAACAACAGGTGTTTTCCAATATCCAGAGATGTCAACATCCCGACAGTACCCGCTTGTCTCGGTGGCCTCAGCTCCCGGTAACTCACCAAAATTCTTGGACACCGACTACCTTCACATATTCGTCCCGGCGGTATCCCCTAAGTCCCGGTGACATACCCAGCTCTTTTGGGGGCCACATACACCAAAACCACTCCCCACAGGAAACTCGAGTCCCCGACAGCTCtactgcccccccccccccatggcATCAGTAGCTTCAATTAACTTGGTGTTAGTcaccatttcaaaaaaaaaaaaaaaaggcagtcTACACCACCTCTCAGCGACCAAACCCAGAGATGAGTTCCGGCACCCACCAACCTCCTTCACCAACTCATTCAAGCATCAGACACTCcgggattcaaaaaaaaaaaaaaaaatggggcgGGGAAGATTTGCTCTGCTGGTCTGCTGCGGTAACACCTCCTCAAACTCGGTACCGGTACCTCCTCTCAGCAGCTCATCCTTTGGACACCCGACCGGGACTTTGGCCCCACTGCCACAACTTCAGCAGCTCATCCCGGTAGCAGTTTCGCTCCCCGGCAGCACCTTTGCCACCCGGTACCCGTAACTCATCTCGGTGTTAACTGGCGAAATCTTGATCGATAGCTGCCCGGGATGTTAGCAGTACAACACCGGAACTTGACTCATTCGAGCTCGATGCACCACCAAGTGAATCAAACCCAGTGTAGAATCAAAGTTCTCCGGCAGATATCGATCCAGATGCAGCTTGCACTCTCACCACGATACACACTCATGCAAGTTGACGCCTCACCACCACAAGTTATGTCTTCCTTCACTTTTCTATCTTATTGACTTATTGAGTATAACACTGCCTACACATACATGGGTATATGACCGGCAATATGTTTACACGCAAACATGATCAATGATTGACACATACTTTTCTATGGCCAAACTTAGCATGCATCCCAACCCACTTACTTCAGTGCCATGCACACATACATACTTAAGCCTACACTTTTATATGCCATTTATTATTGCACCGTGGTTAATGCCTCAGACTTATCATGTGATATCACACTCTCACAAGTGTCTTAACTATATTAATTCTTGGCTGCATGCTGCCATGCGTATTGTAGTCGCAATCACACATGTGATATATCTTGGTTTTTTCATCAAGAATGAACAAATCGTCATAGTGGGGGTAGCCACAATATATATCCCCTATATTCAATTGGTGGGTATAGGCTCTAATGCCTACATGGGCTTTGACCTATATGATTTCGCTTGGTTGCTCTTTGATTATTAATTGCACACTTGGACTCCGCATGTCACCGGGCCAGGGTCATCAATATGCCCTACTCTCATAATCAttctgctatatatatatatatatttttttttttttccatttcaattatgcatgcagtaacCATATTTGGGCTACTCAATTAAATCAAATGAAATAAGTTGCTAAtcacttatttatttttcgagGAGGTACGGTATACTCATCCAACTCAGTATTTACACAAACGAGGTCAAAAAAACTATTTGGTACTCGCTAGCCAACATGGAGTACCACATATGAGTAACCTCAATACTTCACAATACTTATAGTTTTATACCACTTCTCCAATCGACAAAAGATAAGTTCTCATTTACACTTTTAAATTTGAGCTAATGCAATGGTTTCCATGCTTCAAATAAtgatttctataatctaagcatgcctacgataTTTGATAATTTCGATATCATATCTATTATGCCTATATACTAATGTCATGCTTTATTTAATTGCCAACCAATTAAAATTGCTACATAGATACATGTGACACTCACTAAATAAATGCAACTTGCATCTCATAAATCCTTGCCCGGAGcgcggtacccccaaggggtaagtCAAGGTCATATCATTACATAAATCCTCTCCAATCGGCGAGATACCCCAACAGGGTTACAAGGCAAAtgccatcattctacccggggccacgccaccgggtaccggaggccagAGCCACCGAACACCCCAACGGGCttacatcattctacccggggccacgccaccaggtaaaggaggcctacaggccctcattcaacctcattgggttaaggaggctcaagccctcatctATCCCACTGGGATCACGGGCTCACTCACATCATCGGGTACATAAGGCCATGAGCCTATCTACTCCACCAGGTATACGAGATTCAACccaaccccatcgggtaccagaggccatAACCCTCATTCACCTCACCGGGTACGCgaggcctacaggccctcatAAATCCTCTCTAATCAGGcgaggtaccccaacggggttacgatgctcaaagccatcattctacccggggcccgAGGCCACCGGCTACCCCAAGGGGGTTACATCATTTCACCCGGGGCCATGCCACCAGGTTAAggaggcctacaggccctcattcaaccccattgggttaaggaggctcaagccctcacgtgACCCCACCGGGCCACACTGTACAAGCCCTCACTCCACCCCATCAGGTACTAGAGgcaccaagtcctcaatctacccttccggctatcagaggctcaagtcctcaatctacccttccgggtatcagaggcccaagtcctcatcctacccttccgggtatcagaggctcaagtcctcaatctacccttccgggtatcagaggcccaagtccttatcctacccttccgggtatcagaggcccaagtcctcagtcctcaatctacccttccgggtatcagaggcccaagtcctcattctacccttccggctatcagaggctcaagtcctcaatctacccttccgggtatcagaggcccaagtcctcattctaccattccggctatcagaggctcaagtcctcaatctacccttccgggtatcagaggcccaagtcctcattctaccattCCGAGTATCAGAGGCTcgagtcctcatttacccttccgggtatcatacacccaaatcctcattctaccctatcgggtaccataggctcaagccctcagaaaaccccacttggtaccggAGGCGGGGTAAGCGAAGGTCCAATCCTTTGCTTTTTGaatcatctcacctcccgagcgttctgtacacttgggggacttattcataccacttatcacaagtggaggtagttcccgaccgggactatcattgagcttcacgctcatacttttcgTGCTActgtctattaatggaaatattgaaatttttccccTATTGTTggtcgcaacaattaaatttcttttacatcccattaataagaccataggacaaaactctcACAACCTATCAtccgctcaacatgagcgagctcaacTCTTACattcccgttacacatgagccaaacaatcgggttatggcttatacgttcgggttaagtaagttagagatccttcctctaacctatacttgggggactatcatggtcacgccatagtctcgctagtattgtcaataTATACTACGATGCCGGAACTCTTTGCTCAACCTCACCGGTATCGTCGAACATAACTCAAGTCCTAAACTTCGACTGTACtaactacgtgacttgggggactcggcgagtaataacactcccgatcctaacacatatgtatcacgtgcatacaacatatacatatcattatgtacgCGTCATcgcgttcatcacacatctttgcatcatatgcactttgtatgctatcacaatcacatacattttcgacttatacgtcgtatgtcaacaTTACATAATACGTGCATACACACAAGGTGTAACATACATCtcatataaacattcatgcacctcaatgcatttgactcaaatgtcacttagattgccctagcgcaatcaatatgtattttgtacactcttatcttatttgcaggtactagcgtgatgagggccccgtggcaccaacctacccgtagagtcccttcttacttacggagttgggggactagtatgggtatagcgttcaacgaggtcatcactcatacttggcggcatcacatttaaactccccaaccaagaagcgcctcttactcggggacttgggggacttgtacataccatctatattacataccgccaagcataatcaacgacctcataggtgggccccacgacatggctagccccgcctatggcatgcatccggtaggccgacacccgagctacgttgtcatggtggaggtcggtcgGTACCTTgccaggaggccaccctcccatgctctccaagaggcttcaagagaagcaatatgtacattgtatcccacatcggaaatatagaatagatggggacttcccttagctataaagggaagtcctccccttcttagaagggatggatccatgatcccctcacttgtatcactatcaaaggctacttggcctcactacatagtaaaatatctaagtggacgtagccttgcctcaagggcaaggtgaaccactatacatgcttgtgtccctctctctctctccctctcatgatccacacttagtctgGTCCCGTATTCTTCAACAGAaacaccgggtttcaacgaggttgaaggtttgctccggggaggctttgtaatcgctaggattgattgatatcaGAGAGGTCCTttcttcgtccttgaaacctggtatatatacctagggtttcgactgttccttgtcatagaagggatattgattgaagtttcctattcaatcctcgctacccgactccaataaggtttcgttttcctcatggatcacggaatgggtgaagctgtaacccaaacccgagtaggcttatttttgggccgcaggtatcggcccgctatgctaaatccactaaaggatcttgccaaaattacttttgggctcaaacagtatTATTTAAGCAAGTTCTGCTAAGTTGTAAGAAGTCAATGCAAACCTCCGAATCCATGAACTTTATAAACATAGGTCTACAAAAATCTGAAATTCTCACTACTTGAAATTACTAATTTGTTACATGTTTATGCAATTCATTTTGTTAAGACAACAAAAATTTTGCCTAGGACAACCATGTTACGTAGATAGTGTTGTGGCGCAACAAACACAATGCTAATTTTGCAATGTCTAACTTTTAGAAACTTAACACGTACAGTTACGTTTTCGGCTGAAATGATTCAATTTAAAAGAGACCTCGGTTAGCAATTGACCATGTAATTATTCCAAAAAGTATAGCGCTGCCGACCGTTTCATTTGAGCCCCTGCATATTCTTTGAAATTTCTCCGAGTCACTACGTTATTAGAGTCTACATTTGCAGGCCCAACATTGTTAAATTACATTTTGATGGTTAGACTAATGCAAGCTTTGATTTGCTTAGTGCACTGAAAACCTAGGAGCATGGTCAGCCGGAGACCAAGCCTGAAAGCTTTGTGTTTGAGAGACTTTCACACTTTCATTTAGCAACTCAAACATGCCTTGTAATTTAACAAAAACAGATTCAAAATCAAACTATACTATTGAAACCAGATGCATGTTCTATTTATCTTGTTAGCTTGGGTCTAGATTAGAATCAGTATCTAATTCATTCATATGAAACTTAACGCGGGAGATAAGGGAATCATCCTACAGTGAAGACTTGTTACAATGATAAGCTAAGTGATAATTAGAGGACAACTAAAACAGAGCAATGAACTTTCTGCTTGGCAACCTGATTTTCTAATGAAGAGTTCAGAACCAgtttcaaactcaaaacagCTAGAGAGCTGCAACCCCGGACATCTTGGTCCACTGTTGTCCCTCAATGAAGCTTGTGAAGCCTAAGTTGGGTTGAGCACAACCCAGGGTCCCAGATGGCTTCCTTCTCCATTGCTATCCGTCACTTCAACCTCCTCACTTGATACAATATTATTTCCACTTCCTTCTTCATTAACACCGTTCCTCTCTTCTGCTGCCTCACTCGACtcattgatttttctttctaCAGCTTCAATGAGCTTATCTGTGGCAACTTCTATTATCCTCACTAGCATGTACTGTCCCACACGTATTAACAGCCTACAAACTTGGTTCAGAATGACATTGGCAGTTGAAGGAGTGGCAAGTGTTTGATCAGATGAACAGTTTCGTACTGAAGGAGTGGCAGGTCTTGGATCAGTCCATATGGGAGCTGAAGGAGTGGCAGGTCTTGGACCAGTCGGCCATTCAGGAGCCGAAGGAGTAGGTGTTGGATCAGTTGGCCACTCTGGAGCTGAAGGAGTGGCAGGTCTTGGACCAGTCGGCCACTCTGGAGCTGAAGGAGTTGGCCTATATGGAGCTGAAGTAGTGGCAGACTTTTGACCAGCTTGCCTTTCTGGGCTCTCAACACTGGCTACAGGTATAGGCCGAGACTTTTGATTTAAATCTTGTGATTTTCCTATTCCATACAGAGGAATCAGTTTGCTATCCTCTATAATAGCATTGCATACAGGGCAAGGGCACCTCTTGGAATCATGTCTTGGGTTGCGAAGCCATGTATATATACAAGACTTGCAGTAAAGGTGGCCACAAGGTGTTACAATTGGATCTTTATCAGCAGATTCAAAGCAAATGTTGCAGGTGAATCCAGTACCACCATCACCCCCATCCATGAGCTTCAAAGTCCTAAAACCCACCAATAATCAACCACAAAGTTCAGAAATCCCAAAGTGAAAATGTAATAGTATATCCTATCAAGCCATCAACTCAAAGTAATAGCTGTATAAATATTTTGCAACATCGCATATGATAGGCATTTATATTTTGAAGGAGTTTCGTATATGAAGAAATACAAACAGAGAAAGCTACAGCCAATTTTCTAACAGAGAAGAAAGAAGCATCACACAACCATACTTCCTTGAACAACCCACTCTGTATCATTGTGACATATTCACAAACGGGTATTTGGCTTATCCCAAATAACTAATGTAGAGAAAAAAGGACATAGGTTTACTGCCAGATTTTACATTGTCAAAGGATAAGAAACCTCCATCCAATTGTCCAATTTCCTAAAGAAAGATACATATTGGAACCCCTAGCAGTCTAATTAGCTTCAGACATGATACGAGAGTAACAAGACGCTTATCATCAACTCCATCTAGCTCAATAGCTCATCCTATCACATTACTAAACGATGAGAATGGCTGAGCATACTGCCTTATAGGTGCTGTCCATTCAAAAAGACATACTGCTATATTcaaacaacaaagaaaacaatatgCTACTTGTTTCGTGATGATCATGAACTAATAACCATATCAAACATTAAAAATATCTGATCCATTTAGTCATATCTCatcaaaattgacaaaaattGATTCTTCAAATTTAGTCAAACAGTAGATAAAGCATTATTCCCAGATACCTTTACAATCAGATGGGTACCAAAAAGGCTCACCAGATAGTTGATTTCAAATTTTTCGACAATTAACCTTCTTTCCCTGCACAATCATATAAGAAATGATATCATATCTCAACAAAGCTTCttacaaaatcaaagaaaatttAGCAAGTTCCTGCAAAGCGAAAAATGAAAACCTGCAAGAGCTTGCCTTACATAATTTGTCAGGAATCAAGAGAAAAGGATCACACAGGAAATTGGAAACCCAGAATTTGGTGAAGTAAAAAACCCACAAGTTTGTAAGAAATTTGTAACAATCCTTACGAGAATTTGGAACCCACGAGTGCTTGCTCCTTGGTCGATGAGATGCCGCGAATTTGGAACGAGaatgcgagagagagagagagagagagaagaacttGCTTTGTGGACTCCCCACCGACCTTATTGCATTTTTACATATCCGTGGACCGTGGTTTAGTCATTTACTGTAATTTGGTGGGAGTGTTCTCCAAGCAAAgaggttttatttttatttttatccgTGGTTTAGTCATACTGTAATTTGGTGGTAGTGTTCTCCAAgcaaagagatttttttttaggCTGCTAGGGTTTGATGACCGTAGTGACACTGAAAAAAAGATTCCGGAAAAACAATATATGTCTCGATTGGAGACATGGATTAAACAACAAAGTGATAAAGATAGACGACAGTTAATGATAAAAATTGATGAGTTGATGAATCCAGGTAGTACTTTCTTAAAAGAACCGGCCTGCAGAGTGGGCAAAGTCGAAGGGGTGTCCACACAAGATTGACACTAGTACTCGTCATTTGCCATCTGGTTTTGAGATTGAAAATACTCTTTCAAGTCATGACAATCACTCACAGAAACCTACTATTCATAAAGTTCATCAAAATGGCCCCCATGATCCTATTATTCCCATTCAGAATACTACATCAAGTAAGAAACCTAAGGATTACAACTAAAATTAAGGTACAAATGTCATTCCTATTATTTTTTCTCACATTCAATATTTCACTTGTTTTTCTAACAAAAATTTTGTGCTCACTTTACAGAGCCCAAAAGATACTGGATTTTCCCTTACAAACAAATATAATGAGCAATCTTCAGCCTTATATTATATAGGTGCATATGATGTTGAATCTGATGGCAACTGTGGACATAGAGTTGTGGTTCCAGCAATGGGTTTTGGTTGAAAATCATGTCGCAAAGTTCGTAGGATTTAATAAACGAGTTGCATATATGTGAGAGCTGTATGTAACTCTCTTTGGTGGAACTAAGGAGGTTGAGAAGGTTCAGTAGAAGCTTAACTATTCTACCTCTGGAAATGCACCAGAAAAGTATTGGATGTATTTTCAAGAAATGGGGCATTTGATTGCAACATGTTATAGTGTAGTTGTAATATTTCTATCAGAAAGGCAATGCATAACATTCCTCCCCCTAGTGAAACACAAGTTTAGGCAGTTGATTAACAATGATCTTAAAGAGATTGGAATTGGCCATGTGAACAAAAACCATTTTGTGTATATATGTCATATTTCATTACTCTACATTTTCCTTTTTGTCCAACTTCTTTTCactatagacacacacacaaattttgccctattttttatgttttagttttctttggGTTGGGATCTCTATAATACATCTAGTTGGGTTCATTTTTCTCCGGACTATTTTGTAGCGCGTGTCAATTGGCATATGTAATTTTCTTCTAGTTCTGACATGAAAatgtgaaaaataataaaaagaattaataaataaaagtaaACTAATTTACAGGTTTCTTCATGtttctttaaaaaataaaataataaaataaaatttacagGTAACTTGTTGTTTTACTGTTTTCCCCTCTTCTAAATTTAATTGTGTAATTTTAGTGCCTTGGTTGGCCAAATGCAATGTTGAACGTACTAATTCCATCCATGTGGAGAGAATTTCATATCATCGTTTGCTTAAGATCACAACAAATTGTCAAACCTTTAATTTGATGAGGTTATTTTCCTCATGAACATGAACATATTTGCTTGAGCTACAATATTATTTTCAACGAACTATTCACATTTTTCGTGAAATATTTGTGTTTGATGATATTTGATGGCTTCGGCTTGAATTGAACTTGTATGGAGGGATATTTTGCTTTCGGAATATTTCGCTTCGGGTTACAATAGATCAGCTTTCCATAAAAATCTCGGTTGCATTTAGCCAAAAATGACACTTTTaggttaaaaaaataaaaatatctcCAACTTTTTTCATTAATTGGTACTATTTGGTCATTTGGCTTCTTTGGACAAACACTAAACTTGTTATCCTCTTCATCCCCAAGTTCTAAAATAACGACCACCCAAAGTTGGCTCCATCTCAGTGTCGATCACCCTCAACTTCACAATGCCACTActtcactctctctccctcctcccaacttcatcatcttcttcctcatcatccTTGGTCTCTTCTCCCCATCCAAATGCAAACCCTCACTTCATCAAGTTCCGAACCTCCTACCGCGAAAACGTCCGCTACCTCAAAACCCTACGCGTCATCCGCCCTGACACAAAACCCAACAAGCTTCCCCTCCCCGACGCCACCGACCACCTCCTCGCCACCGTTAACTTCCTCAAGTCCAAGGGCTTCTCCGACTCCGACTTCCAAAGACTCGCCTTCCTCTCCCCCAACCTCTTCTCCTCCAACTTCGACCCCACCGACGTCGCCCCCATCTTCGACTTCTTAGCCGACGACCTCTCCGCCTCGCCCGAACAATCCTGCGGCCTCATCCTCCGCTGCCCCGACCTCCTCTTCTCCGACGTCGAGTTCTGCCTCCGTCCGACGCTGCATTTTCTCAAACAGGTGGGAGTCGACAAGCTGAGCACGCCGACAAACCTGAACGCGCATTTGTTGAACACAAGGGTGGAGAAGCTGAGA is a genomic window containing:
- the LOC133740111 gene encoding uncharacterized protein LOC133740111, which encodes MDGGDGGTGFTCNICFESADKDPIVTPCGHLYCKSCIYTWLRNPRHDSKRCPCPVCNAIIEDSKLIPLYGIGKSQDLNQKSRPIPVASVESPERQAGQKSATTSAPYRPTPSAPEWPTGPRPATPSAPEWPTDPTPTPSAPEWPTGPRPATPSAPIWTDPRPATPSVRNCSSDQTLATPSTANVILNQVCRLLIRVGQYMLVRIIEVATDKLIEAVERKINESSEAAEERNGVNEEGSGNNIVSSEEVEVTDSNGEGSHLGPWVVLNPT
- the LOC133740155 gene encoding transcription termination factor MTEF1, chloroplastic, with amino-acid sequence MPLLHSLSLLPTSSSSSSSSLVSSPHPNANPHFIKFRTSYRENVRYLKTLRVIRPDTKPNKLPLPDATDHLLATVNFLKSKGFSDSDFQRLAFLSPNLFSSNFDPTDVAPIFDFLADDLSASPEQSCGLILRCPDLLFSDVEFCLRPTLHFLKQVGVDKLSTPTNLNAHLLNTRVEKLRGKVRFLRSLGFSYEEAMKVCERLPAIFGYSVEGNLRPKYEYLVEEMERSVEELKKFPQYFGFSLEKKIVPRHLHLKERNVRIALNRMLLWSDQRFYAKWK